Proteins co-encoded in one Papaver somniferum cultivar HN1 chromosome 5, ASM357369v1, whole genome shotgun sequence genomic window:
- the LOC113281992 gene encoding uncharacterized protein LOC113281992 isoform X2 → MILVAYLIVLLAKMPEAVTWNLGNDRDDFLLQLQQGKMLIKMLPMDMCVLSTNFFLNHTLHTRMSFSRCFKYVAIVFDRGKGFDRSISMKYYNGKFDHRLISMHGFESDFSFCASILLVFVTNGASDESGKLFAKFSQGNSFPMNTSLFEGMLMCEITNVHELSHQMLEMWEEGIFLFQLKYVFPKALIGCQFVYWGDLGDSSKMHAEFSARSIFFFLLLARVLCFQKARQYLVQVLGWKGAENYSLQLTCDLLEAIVAQFLFLLPTSAGFFRVELFRVIIARQTCDMHPILLQELRTLLSLKHCPLLTSATYGRIMIQEGFKQFILSSLHTSYCSCEFCIFGKGLYVHYSLPAPNIYNSYMMPVGIILGTQILVVGFQLLKMLLWVGYLRWKFILVPPALLVRWIDNSFLSVVCLDEKWNYIRNLFCKAEVHNQIATTLMRSNVLLTSLLNFRSKSFNVVYLVVLQNFDKFVENDKGWIYMVGRSEVQGINSVPMLVDEQPPDQSLVEVYVHYNLQKNCQWIDGLNFEVCKVITEIFIGLAKFLDSSSSFVFDRGKVFSNHMWGFRYSTIKIANWTELGINILVHGVLYTDDIMEIHVVVLATTNDASSGILVSAY, encoded by the exons ATGATTCTCGTAGCATATTTGATCGTG CTGCTTGCTAAAATGCCTGAGGCTGTAACTTGGAATTTGGGGAATGATAGAGATGATTTTCTCTTACAACTTCAACAAGGTAAGATGCTTATTAAAATGCTTCCAATGGATATGTGTGTTTTGAGCACAAATTTTTTTCTCAACCACACACTGCATACTAGGATGTCTTTTAGCCGTTGTTTCAAGTATGTTGCTATAGTATTTGATCGTGGGAAAGGGTTCGATAGATCAATTTCGATGAAATACTAcaatggaaaatttgatcataggCTTATTAGTATGCATGGGTTTGAATCAGATTTTTCGTTTTGTGCTTCTATTTTATTGGTGTTTGTTACAAATGGTGCCAGTGATGAGAGTGGTAAGTTGTTTGCAAAATTTTCACAAGGAAATAGTTTTCCCATGAATACTTCTTTGTTTGAAGGGATGCTAATGTGTGAGATTACGAACGTTCATGAGTTGTCTCATCAAATGCTTGAGATGTGGGAGGAGGGAATTTTTCTTTTCCAGCTGAAATATGTGTTTCCTAAGGCGCTTATTGGTTGTCAGTTTGTGTATTGGGGTGATCTTGGTGATAGCAGTAAGATGCATGCTGAATTCTCGGCGAGGAgtatatttttctttctcttgttgGCGAGAGTATTGTGCTTTCAGAAGGCTCGTCAATATTTGGTTCAAGTGCTTGGTTGGAAGGGAGCAGAAAATTATTCTTTACAGCTAACATGTGACCTGCTGGAGGCAATTGTAGCTCAATTTCTGTTTCTCTTACCTACTTCTGCAGGGTTTTTTAGGGTGGAATTGTTCAGGGTTATCATTGCTAGACAAACATGTGATATGCACCCGATTCTTTTGCAAGAGCTTCGCACTCTGTTATCTCTTAAGCACTGTCCATTACTCACATCTGCAACTTATGGCAGAATTATGATTCAAGAGGGATTTAAGCAGTTCATTTTGAGTTCTCTGCACACATCTTATTGTTCTTGTGAGTTCTGCATTTTCGGAAAGGGGTTATATGTGCATTATTCCTTACCTGCACCTAATATCTACAACAGTTATATGATGCCAGTAGGTATTATACTGGGAACTCAGATCTTAGTCGTGGGATTTCAGCTTCTTAAAATGTTGTTATGGGTAGGATACTTGAGGTGGAAGTTCATATTGGTTCCACCTGCGTTACTGGTTAGATGGATTGATAACAGTTTTCTCTCAGTTGTGTgccttgatgaaaaatggaaTTATATAAGAAATTTGTTCTGCAAAGCTGAggtccataatcaaattgcaaccACTCTTATGCGGAGCAATGTGCTTCTGACAAGTTTACTGAACTTTCGCTCCAAGAGTTTCAATGTTGTCTATTTGGTTGTACTCCAGAATTTTGACAAATTCGTGGAAAATGATAAGGGGTGGATTTATATGGTTGGAAGAAGTGAAGTCCAAGGTATAAATTCTGTTCCGATGTTGGTTGATGAACAACCACCTGATCAATCACTTGTTGAAGTATATGTGCATTACAACTTGCAGAAAAATTGTCAATGGATTGATGGGCTTAATTTTGAAGTGTGCAAGGTTATCACAGAAATATTCATTGGCCTtgctaaatttctagactcttcTAGTTCCTTTGTTTTCGATAGGGGGAAAGTTTTTTCAAATCATATGTGGGGTTTCAGGTACTCTACAATAAAGATTGCTAACTGGACAGAACTTGGGATCAACATTCTTGTTCATGGGGTTCTTTACACAGATGACATCATGGAGATTCATGTTGTTGTCTTAGCAACAACAAATGATGCTTCAAGCGGTATTTTAGTTAGTGCTTACTAA
- the LOC113281992 gene encoding uncharacterized protein LOC113281992 isoform X1, with the protein MGAVSSGFVAQPSKPDFCVVASEEAQSVPTSIRPDSSSQVHNNVEYQKLKSNPSAVVGKEDDDSTDFVNFQLKDIGETEVNHTDSKNPERSTELAVLHNKLNCPDCFQIGSDDSRSIFDRGKYFGNLILSFGFKSDFGFLYLITPLCVRDTENFVDGKLLAKMPEAVTWNLGNDRDDFLLQLQQGKMLIKMLPMDMCVLSTNFFLNHTLHTRMSFSRCFKYVAIVFDRGKGFDRSISMKYYNGKFDHRLISMHGFESDFSFCASILLVFVTNGASDESGKLFAKFSQGNSFPMNTSLFEGMLMCEITNVHELSHQMLEMWEEGIFLFQLKYVFPKALIGCQFVYWGDLGDSSKMHAEFSARSIFFFLLLARVLCFQKARQYLVQVLGWKGAENYSLQLTCDLLEAIVAQFLFLLPTSAGFFRVELFRVIIARQTCDMHPILLQELRTLLSLKHCPLLTSATYGRIMIQEGFKQFILSSLHTSYCSCEFCIFGKGLYVHYSLPAPNIYNSYMMPVGIILGTQILVVGFQLLKMLLWVGYLRWKFILVPPALLVRWIDNSFLSVVCLDEKWNYIRNLFCKAEVHNQIATTLMRSNVLLTSLLNFRSKSFNVVYLVVLQNFDKFVENDKGWIYMVGRSEVQGINSVPMLVDEQPPDQSLVEVYVHYNLQKNCQWIDGLNFEVCKVITEIFIGLAKFLDSSSSFVFDRGKVFSNHMWGFRYSTIKIANWTELGINILVHGVLYTDDIMEIHVVVLATTNDASSGILVSAY; encoded by the coding sequence ATGGGCGCAGTCAGTAGTGGATTTGTTGCTCAACCTTCTAAACCTGATTTTTGTGTTGTTGCATCTGAAGAAGCACAAtcagttcctacttctattcgtccagattcttcttctcaagttCACAATAATGTTGAATATCAGAAACTGAAATCAAATCCTTCCGCTGTCGTTGGCAAAGAAGACGATGATTCCACCGATTTTGTGAATTTTCAGTTGAAAGACATTGGCGAAACTGAAGTGAATCATACCGACAGTAAAAATCCTGAAAGATCGACGGAGTTAGCCGTTCTTCACAACAAATTAAACTGTCCGGATTGTTTTCAGATTGGTAGTGATGATTCTCGTAGCATATTTGATCGTGGTAAGTATTTTGGGAACTTGATTCTTAGCTTTGGGTTCAAATCAGATTTTGGATTTCTATATTTGATAACTCCCCTGTGTGTTCGTGATACTGAAAATTTTGTGGATGGGAAGCTGCTTGCTAAAATGCCTGAGGCTGTAACTTGGAATTTGGGGAATGATAGAGATGATTTTCTCTTACAACTTCAACAAGGTAAGATGCTTATTAAAATGCTTCCAATGGATATGTGTGTTTTGAGCACAAATTTTTTTCTCAACCACACACTGCATACTAGGATGTCTTTTAGCCGTTGTTTCAAGTATGTTGCTATAGTATTTGATCGTGGGAAAGGGTTCGATAGATCAATTTCGATGAAATACTAcaatggaaaatttgatcataggCTTATTAGTATGCATGGGTTTGAATCAGATTTTTCGTTTTGTGCTTCTATTTTATTGGTGTTTGTTACAAATGGTGCCAGTGATGAGAGTGGTAAGTTGTTTGCAAAATTTTCACAAGGAAATAGTTTTCCCATGAATACTTCTTTGTTTGAAGGGATGCTAATGTGTGAGATTACGAACGTTCATGAGTTGTCTCATCAAATGCTTGAGATGTGGGAGGAGGGAATTTTTCTTTTCCAGCTGAAATATGTGTTTCCTAAGGCGCTTATTGGTTGTCAGTTTGTGTATTGGGGTGATCTTGGTGATAGCAGTAAGATGCATGCTGAATTCTCGGCGAGGAgtatatttttctttctcttgttgGCGAGAGTATTGTGCTTTCAGAAGGCTCGTCAATATTTGGTTCAAGTGCTTGGTTGGAAGGGAGCAGAAAATTATTCTTTACAGCTAACATGTGACCTGCTGGAGGCAATTGTAGCTCAATTTCTGTTTCTCTTACCTACTTCTGCAGGGTTTTTTAGGGTGGAATTGTTCAGGGTTATCATTGCTAGACAAACATGTGATATGCACCCGATTCTTTTGCAAGAGCTTCGCACTCTGTTATCTCTTAAGCACTGTCCATTACTCACATCTGCAACTTATGGCAGAATTATGATTCAAGAGGGATTTAAGCAGTTCATTTTGAGTTCTCTGCACACATCTTATTGTTCTTGTGAGTTCTGCATTTTCGGAAAGGGGTTATATGTGCATTATTCCTTACCTGCACCTAATATCTACAACAGTTATATGATGCCAGTAGGTATTATACTGGGAACTCAGATCTTAGTCGTGGGATTTCAGCTTCTTAAAATGTTGTTATGGGTAGGATACTTGAGGTGGAAGTTCATATTGGTTCCACCTGCGTTACTGGTTAGATGGATTGATAACAGTTTTCTCTCAGTTGTGTgccttgatgaaaaatggaaTTATATAAGAAATTTGTTCTGCAAAGCTGAggtccataatcaaattgcaaccACTCTTATGCGGAGCAATGTGCTTCTGACAAGTTTACTGAACTTTCGCTCCAAGAGTTTCAATGTTGTCTATTTGGTTGTACTCCAGAATTTTGACAAATTCGTGGAAAATGATAAGGGGTGGATTTATATGGTTGGAAGAAGTGAAGTCCAAGGTATAAATTCTGTTCCGATGTTGGTTGATGAACAACCACCTGATCAATCACTTGTTGAAGTATATGTGCATTACAACTTGCAGAAAAATTGTCAATGGATTGATGGGCTTAATTTTGAAGTGTGCAAGGTTATCACAGAAATATTCATTGGCCTtgctaaatttctagactcttcTAGTTCCTTTGTTTTCGATAGGGGGAAAGTTTTTTCAAATCATATGTGGGGTTTCAGGTACTCTACAATAAAGATTGCTAACTGGACAGAACTTGGGATCAACATTCTTGTTCATGGGGTTCTTTACACAGATGACATCATGGAGATTCATGTTGTTGTCTTAGCAACAACAAATGATGCTTCAAGCGGTATTTTAGTTAGTGCTTACTAA